In Rhodococcus rhodochrous, a single genomic region encodes these proteins:
- a CDS encoding glycerophosphodiester phosphodiesterase, which produces MTRSAHPRVVAHRGASAALPEHTIGAYELALKEGADGVECDVRLTRDGHLVCVHDRTIDRTSNGTGVVSEMTLDELAQYDYGRPGEPADLLTLRQLLELVMDFTSVPVKVFVETKHPVRYGGLVESKLLAELARFGLATPASADFSRVVVMSFAAGAVWRIRRAAPLLPTVLLGETSRYLRGSAATTVGATAVGPSIATLREHRDLVDRAALSGRATYCWTVDDPADVELCRELGVEWVATNHPGRTKLQLDAFDR; this is translated from the coding sequence GTGACCCGCAGCGCGCATCCCCGCGTCGTCGCGCATCGCGGTGCGTCCGCCGCGCTCCCGGAACACACGATCGGCGCCTACGAACTCGCGTTGAAGGAAGGCGCCGACGGCGTCGAGTGCGACGTGCGGCTCACCCGCGACGGTCACCTGGTGTGCGTGCACGACCGCACGATCGACCGCACCTCGAACGGCACCGGTGTCGTCAGCGAGATGACCCTCGACGAGCTCGCGCAGTACGACTACGGACGCCCCGGCGAGCCCGCCGATCTGCTCACCCTGCGGCAACTGCTCGAACTCGTCATGGACTTCACGAGCGTCCCGGTGAAGGTCTTCGTCGAGACCAAGCATCCCGTCCGCTACGGCGGTCTCGTGGAGAGCAAACTGCTCGCCGAACTGGCCCGCTTCGGTCTCGCGACCCCGGCGTCGGCCGATTTCTCCCGGGTGGTGGTGATGTCGTTCGCGGCCGGCGCCGTCTGGCGCATCCGCCGGGCCGCGCCGCTGCTGCCCACCGTGCTGCTGGGGGAGACCTCGCGCTACCTGCGCGGCAGCGCCGCCACCACCGTCGGCGCGACGGCCGTCGGCCCGTCGATCGCGACGCTGCGCGAGCACCGCGATCTCGTCGACCGGGCCGCGCTGTCGGGCCGGGCCACCTACTGCTGGACCGTCGACGACCCCGCCGACGTCGAGCTGTGCCGCGAGCTGGGTGTCGAGTGGGTCGCCACCAATCATCCCGGTCGCACCAAGCTGCAGCTCGACGCCTTCGATCGGTGA
- a CDS encoding CPBP family intramembrane glutamic endopeptidase → MTTLRDWLRPSSRNPEPPLDPAERRALWIEITIVLLVTFGLSGISSILSLAEAALAPEPLSDQTVALNTPRSSQGFIDLARQLLGIVRLLAWGALGLYLLWRSGVGPRLAGLARPGLRRDLLPGMGLAALIGLPGLVLYLVARAAGLNLTVAPSLLEDYWWRLPTEVLWAIANSGAEEILVVAYLLTRLRQLGWSENSSLLASALLRGSYHLYQGVGGGFGNVVMGLVFGRYWQRTGRLWPLVIAHALIDTIAFVGYQALRGHVSWLP, encoded by the coding sequence GTGACGACCCTCCGCGACTGGCTGCGGCCCTCATCCCGCAACCCCGAGCCGCCCCTCGACCCCGCCGAACGCCGCGCGCTGTGGATCGAGATCACCATCGTCCTGCTCGTCACCTTCGGCCTGAGCGGGATCTCGTCGATCCTGTCGCTGGCCGAAGCGGCACTGGCACCGGAACCGCTGTCGGATCAGACCGTCGCCCTGAACACGCCGCGCTCGTCGCAGGGGTTCATCGATCTCGCCCGTCAACTCCTCGGCATCGTGCGTCTGCTCGCCTGGGGCGCCCTCGGCCTGTACCTGCTTTGGCGCAGCGGCGTCGGACCGCGACTCGCAGGTCTCGCCCGACCGGGTCTGCGACGGGACCTGCTGCCCGGCATGGGTCTGGCCGCCCTGATCGGGCTCCCCGGCCTGGTGTTGTACCTGGTGGCGCGCGCGGCCGGCCTGAACCTGACGGTCGCACCGAGTCTGCTCGAGGACTACTGGTGGCGACTGCCCACCGAGGTGCTGTGGGCGATCGCCAACTCCGGCGCGGAGGAGATCCTGGTCGTCGCCTACCTCCTCACCCGCCTGCGGCAGCTCGGTTGGTCGGAGAACTCGTCGTTGCTCGCCTCCGCTCTGCTGCGCGGCAGCTACCACCTCTACCAGGGCGTCGGCGGCGGGTTCGGCAACGTCGTCATGGGTCTGGTCTTCGGACGGTACTGGCAGCGAACCGGCCGGTTGTGGCCGCTCGTGATCGCCCACGCGCTCATCGACACCATCGCCTTCGTGGGCTACCAAGCACTGAGGGGCCACGTCTCCTGGCTGCCCTGA
- a CDS encoding superoxide dismutase: MAEYTLPDLPYDYAALEPHISAKIMELHHSKHHATYVAGANTALEKLAEARENGTMAAQATKLEKDLAFHLGGHTNHSVFWNNLSPEGGDKPEGELAAAIDDAFGSFDKFRDHFSANANSIQGSGWSILAWDSIGQRLIIVQLYDQQGNIPIGLTPLLMLDMWEHAFYLQYQNVKADYVKAFWNIVNWADVQARFERARTATSGLIV, translated from the coding sequence GTGGCTGAATACACACTTCCGGACTTGCCCTACGACTACGCAGCGCTCGAGCCGCACATCTCGGCGAAGATCATGGAGCTGCACCACTCGAAGCACCACGCCACCTACGTCGCCGGTGCGAACACCGCTCTCGAGAAGCTGGCCGAGGCCCGCGAGAACGGCACCATGGCGGCCCAGGCGACCAAGCTCGAGAAGGACCTCGCCTTCCACCTGGGTGGTCACACCAACCACTCCGTCTTCTGGAACAACCTCTCCCCCGAGGGTGGCGACAAGCCCGAGGGTGAGCTCGCTGCTGCGATCGACGACGCCTTCGGTTCGTTCGACAAGTTCCGCGATCACTTCTCCGCGAACGCGAACTCCATCCAGGGCTCCGGCTGGTCGATCCTCGCGTGGGATTCGATCGGACAGCGTCTGATCATCGTCCAGCTGTACGACCAGCAGGGCAACATCCCGATCGGCCTGACCCCGCTGCTCATGCTCGACATGTGGGAGCACGCCTTCTACCTGCAGTACCAGAACGTCAAGGCCGACTACGTCAAGGCCTTCTGGAACATCGTCAACTGGGCGGACGTACAGGCTCGCTTCGAGCGCGCTCGCACCGCCACCTCGGGCCTGATCGTCTAG
- a CDS encoding DUF4328 domain-containing protein, translating into MSAYQICVRCENRWPVTYQPRQWCPACRGVLLSPVAPDGSVPPSRRNFRWVARPAGGAPTTEPTSPAHERPAAETPSYREMPLWGLLDPLPDEDVEPDRTETAADLAPTLLVGTAVVFGLAALAEAVRYGVLLYNRTRLVDPLVLAVSDAAVWATQVVGPVVALAAAVASGLRLVDLRRHIYAERGLAESRSPLSILAGLVVPGLNLAMPGVFLTEIADRDPRLLRAIRTWWVLWVVNGVLVVALLAWRQRDTLQARADGVLLTAVLAALGAVVALSTLHVLRLFDGADLWGRPLRRHRFTHATGPASSPIAPIVPAAVREQQQAREEPDDAPEEPAGAAERADDEERAEAVAP; encoded by the coding sequence ATGTCGGCCTATCAGATCTGTGTGCGCTGTGAGAATCGCTGGCCCGTGACATATCAGCCGCGGCAGTGGTGCCCGGCCTGCCGCGGTGTGCTGCTCTCACCCGTCGCCCCCGACGGGTCGGTTCCTCCGTCGCGCCGTAACTTCCGCTGGGTCGCGCGACCCGCGGGTGGTGCTCCGACGACCGAACCGACGTCGCCTGCGCACGAGCGCCCGGCCGCCGAGACCCCGTCCTATCGCGAGATGCCCCTCTGGGGACTGCTCGATCCGCTCCCCGACGAGGACGTCGAACCCGACCGCACCGAGACCGCCGCCGACCTCGCGCCGACGCTGCTCGTCGGCACCGCCGTCGTCTTCGGCCTCGCGGCGCTCGCCGAAGCCGTCCGGTACGGAGTGTTGCTGTACAACCGGACCCGCCTCGTCGACCCGCTCGTGCTCGCGGTGTCGGATGCCGCGGTATGGGCGACCCAGGTGGTCGGCCCGGTCGTGGCGCTGGCCGCGGCGGTCGCATCCGGGCTGCGGCTGGTCGATCTGCGCCGGCACATCTACGCCGAGCGTGGTCTCGCCGAGTCACGGTCGCCGCTGTCCATCCTCGCGGGACTCGTCGTTCCGGGCCTCAACCTCGCGATGCCCGGTGTCTTCCTCACCGAGATCGCCGACCGCGACCCGCGGTTGCTCCGCGCGATCCGCACCTGGTGGGTGCTGTGGGTGGTCAACGGCGTGCTCGTCGTGGCGCTGCTCGCGTGGCGTCAGCGCGACACGCTGCAGGCCCGCGCCGACGGCGTCCTGCTCACCGCCGTCCTCGCGGCGCTCGGGGCGGTCGTCGCGCTGTCCACCCTGCACGTCCTGCGCCTGTTCGACGGCGCCGACCTGTGGGGGCGGCCGTTGCGCCGGCACCGCTTCACCCATGCGACCGGCCCGGCCTCGTCGCCGATCGCGCCCATCGTCCCCGCCGCCGTGCGCGAACAGCAGCAGGCCCGCGAGGAACCGGACGACGCTCCGGAGGAACCCGCCGGAGCCGCGGAACGAGCAGACGACGAGGAGCGCGCCGAGGCGGTGGCTCCGTGA
- a CDS encoding DUF5926 family protein, giving the protein MAKKSKRNSGPKPGNNRAAKLEQRRLEREAAAAATSRPFEGLAFECDLVALREFVPSALAELPAAADGRRVVGATILPGGVAALVREENGAPVAYVGLQLAAGFGPDPAGELAAALHWAHTAEPGSSLQVATVDDDTPPLAELIDPAAVPTITVHNDFDWWIPAGVEPSAEIAHTVKHANDAVLPSARLEGDGLRGAWWVDPGEKAHLRWVRPEDEDALMAALSRVHAAGGLHLGEGSRFAGSFRTHGLLVPVFDLDREKHPDEWVAPTIEFGQRLEEALAVDEPLTAAERRSRDGLRSRQVTLR; this is encoded by the coding sequence GTGGCCAAGAAGAGCAAGAGAAACAGCGGACCCAAGCCCGGCAACAATCGCGCCGCGAAGCTCGAGCAGCGTCGGCTCGAGCGGGAAGCAGCGGCCGCCGCGACGTCCCGGCCCTTCGAAGGACTCGCCTTCGAATGCGACCTCGTGGCACTGCGCGAGTTCGTGCCGTCGGCCCTCGCGGAGCTGCCCGCGGCCGCGGACGGCCGTCGTGTCGTGGGTGCGACCATCCTGCCCGGCGGGGTCGCGGCCCTGGTCCGCGAGGAGAACGGTGCGCCGGTCGCGTACGTCGGCCTGCAGCTCGCCGCCGGCTTCGGGCCGGACCCGGCGGGTGAACTGGCCGCGGCCCTGCACTGGGCGCACACGGCCGAGCCGGGCTCGTCGCTGCAGGTCGCGACCGTGGACGACGACACCCCGCCGCTGGCCGAGCTGATCGACCCGGCGGCCGTGCCGACGATCACCGTCCACAACGACTTCGATTGGTGGATCCCGGCCGGTGTCGAGCCGAGTGCCGAGATCGCGCACACCGTCAAGCACGCGAACGATGCCGTGCTCCCGTCGGCCCGTCTCGAAGGCGACGGTCTCCGCGGCGCGTGGTGGGTCGATCCGGGCGAGAAGGCGCACCTGCGCTGGGTGCGACCCGAGGACGAGGACGCGCTGATGGCTGCGTTGTCGCGCGTGCACGCGGCGGGCGGTCTGCATCTCGGTGAGGGTTCGCGGTTCGCCGGTTCGTTCCGCACCCACGGTCTGCTGGTGCCGGTCTTCGACCTCGACCGCGAGAAGCACCCCGACGAGTGGGTCGCCCCGACGATCGAGTTCGGGCAGCGTCTCGAGGAGGCTCTGGCCGTGGACGAGCCGCTCACCGCCGCCGAGCGCCGGTCGCGCGACGGCCTGCGCAGCCGCCAGGTCACCCTGCGCTGA
- a CDS encoding LCP family protein — MLRRDGRPQSPQAWSQAPAPNYRPAQAPRQDRQQPPPQQRRDWAPTQRPERIAEPAPNRRPPRGSTPPPAPPRRPAAPPSRPGPPSRPAPRRPLGARRILRRLAIVLVVLVVAMGASMVYLDGKLARVDALADYDGRVGDTRGTNWLLVGSDSRVGLTPEQEQELATGGEVGADRTDTVLLVHIPPGGGATTMVSLPRDSYVSVPGFGQDKLNASFALGGPQLLVQTVEGATGVHIDHYAEIGFGGFASIVDAVGGVDICVPYPIDDPLAGLRLEAGCQELNGAQALGFVRTRATPLADLDRMNNQRLFLSALLSKATSPGTFLNPFRAWSLMSGAAGSLRVDDGDHLWNLARLAWAMRGETITTTVPVGGFEDVYGIGNVLLWDRERAVPFFGAISEGDPIPPELLAPAP; from the coding sequence GTGCTCCGGCGCGACGGACGGCCGCAGTCACCGCAGGCGTGGTCGCAGGCACCCGCCCCGAACTACCGGCCCGCGCAGGCTCCGCGGCAGGACCGGCAGCAACCGCCCCCGCAGCAACGACGCGACTGGGCACCGACGCAGCGACCCGAACGGATCGCCGAGCCCGCCCCGAACCGTCGCCCGCCGCGCGGGAGCACACCACCGCCCGCACCCCCGCGACGCCCCGCGGCACCGCCTTCACGACCGGGCCCGCCCTCACGACCGGCACCGCGACGGCCGCTCGGTGCCCGGCGCATCCTGCGGCGGCTCGCGATCGTCCTGGTCGTGCTCGTCGTCGCGATGGGCGCGAGCATGGTCTACCTCGACGGCAAGCTCGCGCGCGTCGATGCGCTCGCCGATTACGACGGCCGTGTCGGCGACACCCGCGGCACGAACTGGTTGCTCGTCGGCTCCGACAGCCGGGTGGGACTCACCCCCGAGCAGGAGCAGGAACTCGCGACCGGCGGGGAGGTCGGCGCCGACCGCACCGACACGGTCCTGCTCGTCCACATCCCGCCCGGTGGGGGCGCCACGACGATGGTCTCCCTGCCCCGCGACTCCTACGTGAGTGTCCCGGGCTTCGGTCAGGACAAGCTCAACGCGTCGTTCGCGCTGGGCGGGCCGCAGTTGCTCGTGCAGACGGTCGAGGGAGCCACGGGCGTGCACATCGACCACTACGCCGAGATCGGCTTCGGCGGGTTCGCATCGATCGTCGACGCTGTAGGCGGAGTCGACATCTGCGTGCCCTATCCGATCGACGACCCGCTCGCCGGGCTCAGGCTCGAAGCCGGATGCCAGGAGCTCAACGGAGCGCAGGCCCTGGGCTTCGTGCGTACGCGCGCCACCCCGCTCGCCGACCTGGACCGGATGAACAACCAGCGCCTGTTCCTGTCGGCGCTGCTGAGCAAGGCCACGAGCCCCGGCACCTTCCTGAACCCCTTCCGGGCGTGGTCGCTGATGTCGGGTGCGGCCGGATCGCTGCGGGTCGACGACGGCGACCACCTGTGGAACCTCGCGCGACTCGCGTGGGCGATGCGCGGCGAGACGATCACCACGACGGTTCCGGTGGGTGGATTCGAGGACGTCTACGGCATCGGCAACGTCCTGCTGTGGGATCGTGAGCGCGCCGTGCCGTTCTTCGGGGCCATCTCGGAGGGCGACCCGATCCCGCCGGAACTGCTCGCTCCGGCCCCCTGA
- a CDS encoding acyltransferase family protein — translation MDLPGVDVVRLVAVAAVLYSHIAFYLIDDLGTGWWGIDLTYEVLVKGAGLNQHLSSVGVTAFMMLTGMLVTRSAIRQDRRKFLIARAARLLPAFWVAILAAVVLVWLGINGTFSGHTTVSVSDAFLSFFLGAFFLKPQVIVLGVVWTLAAQISFYLWCVAGRSLLRTAPVAVPMLGAVLCMLVLLYNLYIPEPYTVPFLSKIASTLPTLFLGQIVYFGWAGLISLRALLAAMFAQIAVIVMATDINVYWSGTRYLWTVSVVFAAVVLVARYDGRFARSAVVSWVATRSYCIYLTHTLVMYRIYENTVGLVGTTAAIVLLLIGCGLVAEALYRSVEVPAAHWIKSRWLTPKQAASDERTAAPTRA, via the coding sequence GTGGATCTGCCGGGCGTCGATGTCGTCCGGCTCGTCGCGGTCGCGGCCGTGCTCTACTCCCACATCGCCTTCTACCTGATCGACGACCTCGGGACGGGCTGGTGGGGCATCGACCTCACCTACGAGGTGCTCGTCAAGGGCGCCGGCCTCAACCAGCACCTGTCGTCCGTCGGCGTGACGGCCTTCATGATGCTCACGGGCATGCTCGTCACCCGGTCCGCGATCCGGCAGGACCGTCGGAAGTTCCTGATCGCCCGGGCCGCGCGGCTCCTGCCGGCCTTCTGGGTGGCGATCCTGGCCGCGGTCGTGCTCGTGTGGCTGGGCATCAACGGCACCTTCAGCGGCCACACCACCGTGTCGGTCTCCGACGCGTTCCTGTCCTTCTTCCTCGGCGCGTTCTTCCTGAAACCGCAGGTGATCGTGCTCGGCGTGGTGTGGACGCTCGCCGCGCAGATCTCGTTCTACCTGTGGTGTGTGGCAGGACGGTCGCTGCTGCGGACGGCGCCGGTGGCGGTGCCGATGCTCGGCGCCGTGCTGTGCATGCTGGTGCTCCTCTACAACCTGTACATCCCAGAGCCGTACACGGTGCCGTTCCTGTCGAAGATCGCGTCGACGCTGCCCACCCTGTTCCTCGGGCAGATCGTGTACTTCGGCTGGGCCGGCCTGATCTCGCTGCGCGCCCTGCTGGCGGCGATGTTCGCGCAGATCGCGGTGATCGTGATGGCCACGGACATCAACGTCTACTGGTCGGGCACCCGCTACCTGTGGACGGTGTCGGTGGTCTTCGCGGCGGTCGTGCTGGTCGCCCGGTACGACGGGCGGTTCGCGCGCTCGGCCGTCGTCTCCTGGGTCGCGACCCGCAGCTACTGCATCTACCTGACCCACACCCTCGTGATGTACCGGATCTACGAGAACACCGTGGGCCTCGTCGGCACGACCGCGGCGATCGTGCTGCTGCTGATCGGCTGCGGTCTCGTCGCCGAGGCGCTGTACCGCAGCGTCGAGGTTCCGGCCGCGCACTGGATCAAGAGCCGCTGGCTGACGCCGAAGCAGGCCGCCTCCGACGAACGGACTGCCGCTCCGACTCGCGCGTAG
- the msrA gene encoding peptide-methionine (S)-S-oxide reductase MsrA: MSWFDEILARAGSKSQMVTREDALPGRAEPLPVPETHYVNGNRIVPPFPEGLQAAVVGMGCFWGAEKEFWQLDGVYSTAVGFSGGYTPNPTYEEVCSGRTGHTEVVLVVFDPKVIGYEHILQQFWENHDPTQGMRQGNDHGTQYRSALYTHDETQIEVAEATAEAFGKRLNDAGYGQITTEIAPLTQFYYAEDYHQQYLAKNPNGYCPVHATGVSCPVGLGA, translated from the coding sequence ATGTCCTGGTTCGACGAGATCCTCGCCCGTGCAGGTTCGAAGTCGCAGATGGTGACGCGCGAGGACGCGCTCCCCGGCCGTGCCGAACCGCTGCCCGTCCCCGAGACCCATTACGTCAACGGCAACCGCATCGTTCCCCCCTTCCCCGAGGGCCTGCAGGCCGCAGTGGTCGGCATGGGTTGCTTCTGGGGCGCCGAGAAGGAGTTCTGGCAGCTCGACGGCGTCTACTCGACTGCGGTCGGCTTTTCCGGCGGTTACACGCCCAACCCCACCTACGAGGAGGTGTGCTCCGGCCGGACCGGGCACACCGAGGTGGTGCTCGTCGTCTTCGACCCGAAGGTGATCGGCTACGAGCACATCCTGCAGCAGTTCTGGGAGAACCACGATCCCACCCAGGGCATGAGACAGGGCAACGACCACGGCACCCAGTACCGCTCGGCGCTCTACACCCACGACGAGACGCAGATCGAGGTCGCCGAAGCCACGGCCGAAGCGTTCGGCAAGCGTCTGAACGACGCCGGATACGGGCAGATCACCACGGAGATCGCACCGCTGACGCAGTTCTACTACGCCGAGGACTACCACCAGCAGTACCTCGCGAAGAACCCCAACGGCTACTGCCCCGTTCACGCGACCGGTGTGAGCTGCCCGGTGGGCCTCGGCGCCTGA
- a CDS encoding MFS transporter has protein sequence MNIETPEKNPAAPTSVTLASKKKSLLASSVGNILEWYEWSAYAVFAPFIAAAMFNSDNPVSALLSTLAVFAVGFLMRPLGGIVFGRIADKRGRKFVLVTTMLMMAGGSLVIGLMPTYSSIGVWASVLLLLARVVQGFAHGGESATAYSYVSEIAPPHRRGMWGSVAFVAIFGGSVLAYTIGGAVTSTLSESAVGEWGWRVPFLLGFFLALFALYLRRSMEESEVFDQQETRVDEPRIPRKVVVRAILLMIGMTSGVTAAHYTWTSYVSTYAITQKGMDADTAYWMLVIAQVIALVSLPFWGRLSDRIGRRPMLGGFAVLMFALQIPLTSMITSAGWTLLVATTVALLIVSVPGAILSCTLSESFPTRLRTQAIGFAYSFSVAVFGGTAPYLNQLLTSWDIGWIFGVYIMALCVATGIAALIMKETKGIDLHKI, from the coding sequence ATGAACATCGAAACACCTGAGAAGAATCCAGCGGCACCAACTTCGGTGACTCTGGCATCGAAGAAGAAGTCTCTTCTCGCCAGCTCCGTGGGCAACATCCTGGAGTGGTACGAGTGGAGCGCCTACGCGGTGTTCGCTCCGTTCATCGCCGCAGCGATGTTCAACAGCGACAATCCGGTCTCGGCGCTGCTGTCCACACTCGCGGTCTTCGCCGTCGGATTCCTGATGCGACCGCTCGGCGGCATCGTGTTCGGCCGCATCGCCGACAAACGCGGCCGCAAGTTCGTGCTCGTCACGACCATGCTCATGATGGCCGGCGGCAGCCTCGTCATCGGGCTCATGCCCACCTACTCGTCGATCGGCGTGTGGGCGTCGGTGCTCCTGTTGCTCGCCCGCGTGGTGCAGGGCTTCGCGCACGGTGGTGAGTCGGCGACCGCCTACTCGTACGTCAGCGAGATCGCGCCGCCGCATCGCCGCGGCATGTGGGGCAGCGTCGCCTTCGTCGCGATCTTCGGTGGTTCCGTGCTCGCGTACACGATCGGCGGAGCGGTCACCTCGACGCTCTCCGAGAGCGCCGTGGGCGAATGGGGATGGCGCGTGCCGTTCCTCCTCGGCTTCTTCCTGGCACTGTTCGCCCTCTACCTGCGACGCAGCATGGAGGAGAGCGAGGTCTTCGACCAGCAGGAGACCCGGGTCGACGAACCGCGCATCCCGCGCAAGGTGGTCGTGCGTGCGATCCTGCTGATGATCGGCATGACCTCGGGCGTCACGGCGGCGCACTACACCTGGACCTCGTACGTCTCGACGTACGCGATCACGCAGAAGGGCATGGACGCCGACACCGCCTACTGGATGCTCGTCATCGCCCAGGTCATCGCGCTGGTCTCGCTGCCCTTCTGGGGTCGGCTGTCCGACCGGATCGGCCGGCGCCCGATGCTCGGCGGCTTCGCGGTCCTCATGTTCGCGCTGCAGATCCCGCTGACGTCGATGATCACGTCGGCCGGGTGGACGCTGCTCGTGGCGACTACCGTCGCCCTGCTCATCGTGTCGGTCCCGGGCGCGATCCTGTCGTGCACCCTCTCGGAGAGCTTCCCGACCCGCCTGCGTACCCAGGCCATCGGGTTCGCGTACTCCTTCTCGGTGGCAGTCTTCGGTGGCACCGCGCCCTACCTGAACCAGCTGCTGACCAGCTGGGACATCGGTTGGATCTTCGGGGTCTACATCATGGCGCTGTGCGTCGCGACGGGCATCGCCGCGCTGATCATGAAGGAGACGAAGGGTATCGACCTGCACAAGATCTGA
- a CDS encoding ferritin, translated as MGEMTKTKFHTLLHDQIRHEFTASHQYIAIAIFYDNTDLPQLAKHFYAQAVEERNHAMMIVQYFLDRDMAVDLTGVDAVQSMFEDAREPIVLALAQEKKVTDQIVELARTARDEGDYLGEQFMQWFLQEQVEEVATMTTLLTVADRAGSNLFNLEDFVARELNSKVREPRGNAPLAAGGAI; from the coding sequence ATGGGCGAAATGACCAAGACCAAGTTCCACACGCTGCTGCACGACCAGATCCGTCACGAGTTCACGGCGTCGCATCAGTACATCGCCATCGCGATCTTCTACGACAACACCGATCTCCCGCAGCTGGCGAAGCACTTCTACGCGCAGGCCGTCGAGGAGCGCAACCACGCCATGATGATCGTCCAGTACTTCCTGGACCGCGACATGGCCGTCGACCTCACCGGCGTCGACGCGGTGCAGTCGATGTTCGAGGACGCCCGCGAGCCGATCGTGCTGGCCCTCGCCCAGGAGAAGAAGGTCACCGACCAGATCGTCGAGCTCGCCCGCACCGCGCGCGACGAGGGCGACTACCTCGGCGAGCAGTTCATGCAGTGGTTCCTGCAGGAGCAGGTCGAGGAGGTCGCGACGATGACGACCCTGCTGACCGTGGCCGACCGCGCCGGTTCCAACCTCTTCAACCTCGAGGACTTCGTGGCCCGCGAACTGAACTCGAAGGTGCGCGAGCCGCGCGGTAACGCCCCGCTCGCCGCCGGCGGCGCCATCTGA
- a CDS encoding LLM class F420-dependent oxidoreductase, translated as MELRIFTEPQQGATYDDLLAVAQTAERLGYGAFFRSDHYLAMNVEGLPGPTDAWITLAGLARDTSTIRLGTLVTSATFRYPGPLAVSVAQVDAMSGGRVDFGFGAGWFEEEHLAYGIPFPTLKERFDRFEESLAVITGLWDTPEGETFSYEGEHVRIENSPALPKPYQRPHPPIVMGGAGKKRTPALAARYADEFNVPFKSLDETKVLFERVRSACRDAGRDPEELTYSNALVLCCGRDEDEIAHRAARIGREVDELRENGLAGTPQELIEKIRTFAEAGTQRIYLQVLDLADLEHLELVANEVMPAVADL; from the coding sequence ATGGAATTACGCATCTTCACCGAACCCCAGCAGGGCGCCACCTACGACGACCTCCTCGCCGTCGCACAGACCGCGGAACGACTCGGCTACGGCGCGTTCTTCCGCTCCGACCACTATCTGGCCATGAACGTCGAGGGCCTGCCCGGTCCGACGGACGCATGGATCACGCTGGCCGGTCTCGCCCGCGACACCTCGACGATCCGCCTCGGCACGCTCGTCACCTCGGCGACCTTCCGCTACCCCGGCCCGCTCGCGGTCTCCGTCGCACAGGTCGACGCCATGAGCGGCGGACGCGTCGACTTCGGCTTCGGAGCCGGCTGGTTCGAGGAAGAGCACCTCGCCTACGGCATCCCCTTCCCTACGTTGAAGGAGCGGTTCGATCGCTTCGAGGAGTCCCTCGCAGTCATCACCGGCCTGTGGGACACCCCCGAGGGCGAGACGTTCTCGTACGAGGGCGAGCACGTGCGGATCGAGAACTCCCCCGCGCTGCCGAAGCCGTACCAGCGTCCCCACCCGCCGATCGTCATGGGCGGCGCGGGCAAGAAGCGCACGCCGGCACTGGCGGCGCGCTACGCCGACGAGTTCAACGTGCCGTTCAAGTCGCTGGACGAGACGAAGGTCCTGTTCGAGCGCGTGCGCTCGGCCTGCCGGGATGCCGGACGTGACCCCGAGGAACTGACCTACTCGAACGCACTCGTGCTGTGCTGCGGCCGGGACGAGGACGAGATCGCGCATCGCGCGGCACGGATCGGCCGCGAGGTCGACGAGCTGCGGGAGAACGGACTCGCGGGCACGCCGCAGGAGTTGATCGAGAAGATCCGCACTTTCGCGGAGGCCGGGACGCAGCGCATCTACCTGCAGGTTCTCGATCTCGCCGATCTCGAGCACCTCGAACTGGTCGCGAACGAGGTCATGCCCGCGGTCGCGGATCTCTGA
- a CDS encoding rhodanese-like domain-containing protein, whose amino-acid sequence MPTVSVDLVPELGDEVVLLDVREDDEWELGHAPGALHIPLADVPARIEELDPDAEIYVICRQGGRSLGAVEYLARIGYDTFQVAGGMVAWQKHGLPLVSERDEPAKIY is encoded by the coding sequence GTGCCCACCGTGTCGGTCGACCTGGTACCCGAACTCGGCGACGAGGTCGTCCTCCTCGACGTCCGCGAGGACGACGAATGGGAACTCGGACACGCCCCCGGCGCGCTGCACATTCCGCTCGCCGACGTGCCCGCCCGCATCGAGGAACTCGACCCCGACGCCGAGATCTACGTGATCTGCAGGCAGGGCGGCCGCTCCCTCGGAGCGGTCGAGTACCTGGCCCGCATCGGGTACGACACCTTCCAGGTCGCGGGCGGCATGGTGGCGTGGCAGAAGCACGGACTCCCGCTCGTCTCCGAGCGCGACGAACCGGCAAAGATCTATTGA